From the genome of Anopheles moucheti chromosome 3, idAnoMoucSN_F20_07, whole genome shotgun sequence, one region includes:
- the LOC128300664 gene encoding mitochondrial Rho GTPase isoform X3, producing MVAWMVSHKRHVRILLVGDQGVGKTSLILSLVSEEFPEDVPLKAEEITIPADVTPEQVPTNIVDYSAAEQTDEALAEEIRKAHVVCIVYSVDSEETLDGITERWLPMVQKCSELERKPVVLVGNKIDLVDYSTIDHVLSIMEDYPEVESCVECSAKTLHNISEMFYYAQKAVLHPTAPLYIMEEQDLTEACKKALVRIFKVCDIDGDGLLNDYELNHFQRRCFNAPLQPQVLDEVKAVLMKNTPDGIRDDSVTLNGFLFLHCLFIQRGRNETTWAVLRRFGYNENLTMSDEYLHPPVKIPPGSSTELSHRGQQFLVSLFERSDRDGDGALSPAEFQKLFSACPSPPFSTDIKRTIPTNENGWPTLHGWLCRWSLMTLVDVNKTLEYLAYLGFNVHENESQLAAIHVTRERRIDLAKKQNSRTVYMCHVIGAKDAAKTTFCRAFLAQDMKRLTDRDIRHNNRYAINSVQVYGQEKYLVLRDVDARLVLDPLQPSEVNCDVACLVYDVGNAKSFEYIARIYIKYFAESKIPVLIVGTKADLEEVRQDYLLQPPDFCHKYKLLQTQFFSVKHNKKDIYTKLATMAAFPHLKQFGLMSSDPLLWWKAGLGIAAATIVGFFVVKAFHGPGSAAR from the exons ATGGTCGCCTGGATGGTGTCTCACAAGCGGCACGTCCGGATACTGCTGGTAGGCGATCAGGGTGTCGGCAAGACTTCGCTTATTTTGTCACTGGTGAGCGAAGAATTCCCGGAAGATGTACCACTCAAGGCGGAAGAAATCACCATACCGGCGGATGTGACGCCAGAACAGGTTCCCACAAACATAGTAGACTATTCCG CGGCCGAACAAACGGATGAAGCGCTCGCGGAAGAAATTCGAAAGGCGCACGTCGTTTGTATTGTTTACTCGGTAGACAGTGAGGAAACGTTGGACGGCATCACCGAGCGATGGTTACCGATGGTGCAGAAGTGTTCCGAACTGGAACGGAAGCCGGTGGTGCTCGTGGGAAACAAGATTGACCTGGTTGATTACTCCACTATCGAC CATGTCCTTTCGATCATGGAAGACTACCCCGAAGTGGAGAGCTGTGTGGAATGCTCAGCCAAAACGCTGCACAACATTTCCGAGATGTTCTACTACGCTCAGAAAGCAGTTTTGCACCCAACGGCACCGCTGTACATAATGGAAGAGCAAGAT TTAACCGAAGCTTGTAAAAAGGCACTTGTGCGTATCTTCAAAGTGTGTGACATTGATGGCGATGGATTGCTGAATGACTACGAGCTGAATCACTTCCAGCGCCGTTGTTTCAATGCACCCCTGCAGCCTCAGGTGCTGGACGAGGTGAAAGCGGTACTGATGAAGAACACACCCGACGGTATCCGCGACGACTCTGTGACGCTCAACGGCTTCCTTTTCCTGCACTGCCTGTTCATTCAGCGCGGCCGCAATGAAACGACCTGGGCCGTGTTGCGACGCTTTGGGTACAACGAAAACCTCACAATGAGTGACGAATATTTGCACCCGCCCGTTAAGATACCGCCGGGCAGCAGTACTGAATTGTCCCACCGGGGACAACAGTTTCTCGTATCGCTGTTCGAACGCAGCGATCGGGACGGTGATGGTGCACTTTCGCCTGCCGAGTTCCAGAAGCTATTCAGCGCCTGCCCTAGTCCACCGTTCTCCACCGACATTAAGCGCACGATACCGACAAACGAGAATGGGTGGCCTACACTGCACGGATGGTTGTGCCGCTGGAGCCTGATGACGTTGGTGGACGTGAACAAAACGCTCGAATATCTCGCCTATCTTGGGTTCAATGTGCACGAAAACGAGTCCCAGCTGGCAGCTATTCATGTTACGCGCGAACGGCGCATCGACCTGGCCAAAAAGCAGAACAGCCGTACGGTTTACATGTGTCAcgtgatcggtgcgaaagatGCCGCCAAAACGACCTTTTGCCGGGCGTTTCTAGCTCAGGACATGAAGCGTCTTACCGATCGGGATATTCGGCACAACAACCGGTACGCGATCAACTCGGTGCAGGTGTACGGGCAGGAGAAATATCTCGTGCTCCGGGACGTTGACGCGAGGCTCGTGCTGGACCCGCTGCAACCAAGCGAAGTGAACTGTGACGTCGCCTGTCTGGTGTACGACGTGGGCAACGCGAAGTCCTTCGAGTACATTGCACGAATATACATTAAGTACTTTGCCGAGAGCAAGATACCGGTACTGATCGTTGGTACCAAGGCCGATCTGGAGGAGGTAAGGCAGGATTATCTGCTGCAGCCGCCCGACTTTTGCCACAAGTACAAACTGCTGCAGACACAGTTCTTCAGCGTGAAGCACAATAAGAAAGACATCTACACGAAACTAGCAACGATGGCAGCTTTTCC CCATCTGAAGCAATTCGGACTTATGTCAAGTGATCCCTTGCTCTGGTGGAAGGCAGGATTAGGCATAGCAGCCGCAACGATTGTTGGTTTCTTCGTAGTAAAAGCGTTTCATGGACCTGGTTCAGCAGCACGATGA
- the LOC128300664 gene encoding mitochondrial Rho GTPase isoform X2 has translation MVAWMVSHKRHVRILLVGDQGVGKTSLILSLVSEEFPEDVPLKAEEITIPADVTPEQVPTNIVDYSAAEQTDEALAEEIRKAHVVCIVYSVDSEETLDGITERWLPMVQKCSELERKPVVLVGNKIDLVDYSTIDHVLSIMEDYPEVESCVECSAKTLHNISEMFYYAQKAVLHPTAPLYIMEEQDLTEACKKALVRIFKVCDIDGDGLLNDYELNHFQRRCFNAPLQPQVLDEVKAVLMKNTPDGIRDDSVTLNGFLFLHCLFIQRGRNETTWAVLRRFGYNENLTMSDEYLHPPVKIPPGSSTELSHRGQQFLVSLFERSDRDGDGALSPAEFQKLFSACPSPPFSTDIKRTIPTNENGWPTLHGWLCRWSLMTLVDVNKTLEYLAYLGFNVHENESQLAAIHVTRERRIDLAKKQNSRTVYMCHVIGAKDAAKTTFCRAFLAQDMKRLTDRDIRHNNRYAINSVQVYGQEKYLVLRDVDARLVLDPLQPSEVNCDVACLVYDVGNAKSFEYIARIYIKYFAESKIPVLIVGTKADLEEVRQDYLLQPPDFCHKYKLLQTQFFSVKHNKKDIYTKLATMAAFPRFQAAWILFYKHRLVQLHLKQFGLMSSDPLLWWKAGLGIAAATIVGFFVVKAFHGPGSAAR, from the exons ATGGTCGCCTGGATGGTGTCTCACAAGCGGCACGTCCGGATACTGCTGGTAGGCGATCAGGGTGTCGGCAAGACTTCGCTTATTTTGTCACTGGTGAGCGAAGAATTCCCGGAAGATGTACCACTCAAGGCGGAAGAAATCACCATACCGGCGGATGTGACGCCAGAACAGGTTCCCACAAACATAGTAGACTATTCCG CGGCCGAACAAACGGATGAAGCGCTCGCGGAAGAAATTCGAAAGGCGCACGTCGTTTGTATTGTTTACTCGGTAGACAGTGAGGAAACGTTGGACGGCATCACCGAGCGATGGTTACCGATGGTGCAGAAGTGTTCCGAACTGGAACGGAAGCCGGTGGTGCTCGTGGGAAACAAGATTGACCTGGTTGATTACTCCACTATCGAC CATGTCCTTTCGATCATGGAAGACTACCCCGAAGTGGAGAGCTGTGTGGAATGCTCAGCCAAAACGCTGCACAACATTTCCGAGATGTTCTACTACGCTCAGAAAGCAGTTTTGCACCCAACGGCACCGCTGTACATAATGGAAGAGCAAGAT TTAACCGAAGCTTGTAAAAAGGCACTTGTGCGTATCTTCAAAGTGTGTGACATTGATGGCGATGGATTGCTGAATGACTACGAGCTGAATCACTTCCAGCGCCGTTGTTTCAATGCACCCCTGCAGCCTCAGGTGCTGGACGAGGTGAAAGCGGTACTGATGAAGAACACACCCGACGGTATCCGCGACGACTCTGTGACGCTCAACGGCTTCCTTTTCCTGCACTGCCTGTTCATTCAGCGCGGCCGCAATGAAACGACCTGGGCCGTGTTGCGACGCTTTGGGTACAACGAAAACCTCACAATGAGTGACGAATATTTGCACCCGCCCGTTAAGATACCGCCGGGCAGCAGTACTGAATTGTCCCACCGGGGACAACAGTTTCTCGTATCGCTGTTCGAACGCAGCGATCGGGACGGTGATGGTGCACTTTCGCCTGCCGAGTTCCAGAAGCTATTCAGCGCCTGCCCTAGTCCACCGTTCTCCACCGACATTAAGCGCACGATACCGACAAACGAGAATGGGTGGCCTACACTGCACGGATGGTTGTGCCGCTGGAGCCTGATGACGTTGGTGGACGTGAACAAAACGCTCGAATATCTCGCCTATCTTGGGTTCAATGTGCACGAAAACGAGTCCCAGCTGGCAGCTATTCATGTTACGCGCGAACGGCGCATCGACCTGGCCAAAAAGCAGAACAGCCGTACGGTTTACATGTGTCAcgtgatcggtgcgaaagatGCCGCCAAAACGACCTTTTGCCGGGCGTTTCTAGCTCAGGACATGAAGCGTCTTACCGATCGGGATATTCGGCACAACAACCGGTACGCGATCAACTCGGTGCAGGTGTACGGGCAGGAGAAATATCTCGTGCTCCGGGACGTTGACGCGAGGCTCGTGCTGGACCCGCTGCAACCAAGCGAAGTGAACTGTGACGTCGCCTGTCTGGTGTACGACGTGGGCAACGCGAAGTCCTTCGAGTACATTGCACGAATATACATTAAGTACTTTGCCGAGAGCAAGATACCGGTACTGATCGTTGGTACCAAGGCCGATCTGGAGGAGGTAAGGCAGGATTATCTGCTGCAGCCGCCCGACTTTTGCCACAAGTACAAACTGCTGCAGACACAGTTCTTCAGCGTGAAGCACAATAAGAAAGACATCTACACGAAACTAGCAACGATGGCAGCTTTTCC TCGATTTCAAGCAGCGTGGATTCTGTTTTATAAGCATAGATTGGTACAACT CCATCTGAAGCAATTCGGACTTATGTCAAGTGATCCCTTGCTCTGGTGGAAGGCAGGATTAGGCATAGCAGCCGCAACGATTGTTGGTTTCTTCGTAGTAAAAGCGTTTCATGGACCTGGTTCAGCAGCACGATGA
- the LOC128300664 gene encoding mitochondrial Rho GTPase isoform X1: MVAWMVSHKRHVRILLVGDQGVGKTSLILSLVSEEFPEDVPLKAEEITIPADVTPEQVPTNIVDYSAAEQTDEALAEEIRKAHVVCIVYSVDSEETLDGITERWLPMVQKCSELERKPVVLVGNKIDLVDYSTIDHVLSIMEDYPEVESCVECSAKTLHNISEMFYYAQKAVLHPTAPLYIMEEQDLTEACKKALVRIFKVCDIDGDGLLNDYELNHFQRRCFNAPLQPQVLDEVKAVLMKNTPDGIRDDSVTLNGFLFLHCLFIQRGRNETTWAVLRRFGYNENLTMSDEYLHPPVKIPPGSSTELSHRGQQFLVSLFERSDRDGDGALSPAEFQKLFSACPSPPFSTDIKRTIPTNENGWPTLHGWLCRWSLMTLVDVNKTLEYLAYLGFNVHENESQLAAIHVTRERRIDLAKKQNSRTVYMCHVIGAKDAAKTTFCRAFLAQDMKRLTDRDIRHNNRYAINSVQVYGQEKYLVLRDVDARLVLDPLQPSEVNCDVACLVYDVGNAKSFEYIARIYIKYFAESKIPVLIVGTKADLEEVRQDYLLQPPDFCHKYKLLQTQFFSVKHNKKDIYTKLATMAAFPRFQAAWILFYKHRLVQLWETTHLKQFGLMSSDPLLWWKAGLGIAAATIVGFFVVKAFHGPGSAAR; the protein is encoded by the exons ATGGTCGCCTGGATGGTGTCTCACAAGCGGCACGTCCGGATACTGCTGGTAGGCGATCAGGGTGTCGGCAAGACTTCGCTTATTTTGTCACTGGTGAGCGAAGAATTCCCGGAAGATGTACCACTCAAGGCGGAAGAAATCACCATACCGGCGGATGTGACGCCAGAACAGGTTCCCACAAACATAGTAGACTATTCCG CGGCCGAACAAACGGATGAAGCGCTCGCGGAAGAAATTCGAAAGGCGCACGTCGTTTGTATTGTTTACTCGGTAGACAGTGAGGAAACGTTGGACGGCATCACCGAGCGATGGTTACCGATGGTGCAGAAGTGTTCCGAACTGGAACGGAAGCCGGTGGTGCTCGTGGGAAACAAGATTGACCTGGTTGATTACTCCACTATCGAC CATGTCCTTTCGATCATGGAAGACTACCCCGAAGTGGAGAGCTGTGTGGAATGCTCAGCCAAAACGCTGCACAACATTTCCGAGATGTTCTACTACGCTCAGAAAGCAGTTTTGCACCCAACGGCACCGCTGTACATAATGGAAGAGCAAGAT TTAACCGAAGCTTGTAAAAAGGCACTTGTGCGTATCTTCAAAGTGTGTGACATTGATGGCGATGGATTGCTGAATGACTACGAGCTGAATCACTTCCAGCGCCGTTGTTTCAATGCACCCCTGCAGCCTCAGGTGCTGGACGAGGTGAAAGCGGTACTGATGAAGAACACACCCGACGGTATCCGCGACGACTCTGTGACGCTCAACGGCTTCCTTTTCCTGCACTGCCTGTTCATTCAGCGCGGCCGCAATGAAACGACCTGGGCCGTGTTGCGACGCTTTGGGTACAACGAAAACCTCACAATGAGTGACGAATATTTGCACCCGCCCGTTAAGATACCGCCGGGCAGCAGTACTGAATTGTCCCACCGGGGACAACAGTTTCTCGTATCGCTGTTCGAACGCAGCGATCGGGACGGTGATGGTGCACTTTCGCCTGCCGAGTTCCAGAAGCTATTCAGCGCCTGCCCTAGTCCACCGTTCTCCACCGACATTAAGCGCACGATACCGACAAACGAGAATGGGTGGCCTACACTGCACGGATGGTTGTGCCGCTGGAGCCTGATGACGTTGGTGGACGTGAACAAAACGCTCGAATATCTCGCCTATCTTGGGTTCAATGTGCACGAAAACGAGTCCCAGCTGGCAGCTATTCATGTTACGCGCGAACGGCGCATCGACCTGGCCAAAAAGCAGAACAGCCGTACGGTTTACATGTGTCAcgtgatcggtgcgaaagatGCCGCCAAAACGACCTTTTGCCGGGCGTTTCTAGCTCAGGACATGAAGCGTCTTACCGATCGGGATATTCGGCACAACAACCGGTACGCGATCAACTCGGTGCAGGTGTACGGGCAGGAGAAATATCTCGTGCTCCGGGACGTTGACGCGAGGCTCGTGCTGGACCCGCTGCAACCAAGCGAAGTGAACTGTGACGTCGCCTGTCTGGTGTACGACGTGGGCAACGCGAAGTCCTTCGAGTACATTGCACGAATATACATTAAGTACTTTGCCGAGAGCAAGATACCGGTACTGATCGTTGGTACCAAGGCCGATCTGGAGGAGGTAAGGCAGGATTATCTGCTGCAGCCGCCCGACTTTTGCCACAAGTACAAACTGCTGCAGACACAGTTCTTCAGCGTGAAGCACAATAAGAAAGACATCTACACGAAACTAGCAACGATGGCAGCTTTTCC TCGATTTCAAGCAGCGTGGATTCTGTTTTATAAGCATAGATTGGTACAACTGTGGGAAACAAC CCATCTGAAGCAATTCGGACTTATGTCAAGTGATCCCTTGCTCTGGTGGAAGGCAGGATTAGGCATAGCAGCCGCAACGATTGTTGGTTTCTTCGTAGTAAAAGCGTTTCATGGACCTGGTTCAGCAGCACGATGA